The proteins below are encoded in one region of Drosophila santomea strain STO CAGO 1482 chromosome 2R, Prin_Dsan_1.1, whole genome shotgun sequence:
- the LOC120445650 gene encoding RNA polymerase-associated protein Rtf1 — MGKRRTQSLIDSNSSDSDSESETNLESDLMSLAKKRKKPQTAAKSSSRSDSDSDWANNKAGAPASKKKKRQKASRDSSSSESNWDDDSQDEGQPARQSPAQAQQEHKPPEQAFQAAQLSEQEEGEVSDSDSDKSKSNSSSSGSDSSSSSSSSSDSEFDDGFDDDLMGDDEDRRRLNGLSEKERETEIYKRIEQREIMRTRWEIERKLKLARRGEKNQEKSKNKGERAKKKKEKREKKARKAREAQAPMPTQASTSTLLDVETKPSNEVRSASPLSSPALNRDAASTSAAVASIMSDDQASAAGVSDYFDHKERSKERKKNVEANKTDDKRSNAMALLKAKREGKAKREEEEAKRLAEKDRDDDKEELESVSGCKSAVKLKASEIYSDDSGSSDWDEDEKPTGKRSRSNSSKASSESEDEEKVPQRPVFITTREDLNKLRLSRYKMERFVNLPIFESTVLNCFVRISIGNNGQKPVYRVAEIVGVVETGKIYSLGTTRTNRGLRLKHGTQERVFRLEFISNQEFTENEFNKWNEVCQQSHVQMPSIDLIAIKQNDIKKALNYEFKDEDVDKIVEEKNRFRNRPTNYAMKKTCLMKERDAAMLRGDYDIAQDLGQQIDELENRASELDKRRSHTLNLISYINDRNRKKNVEDAEKAILEEARANKGLKISDPFTRRITQPRMGFKGAKKDEDDVQLAPLPPPPPGKKRPNEAGTSSASAKPTDSKDYSLYSLHDFDIDLDVPLPVNTNSVPKPASKPAETVSKRSLNLEDYKKKRGLI, encoded by the exons ATGGGCAAACGGCGGACGCAATCCCTGATCGACTCCAACTCTAGCGATAGCGACAGCGAGTCGGAGACCAATCTGGAATCG GACCTCATGTCGCTGGCTAAGAAGCGGAAGAAGCCCCAAACGGCGGCCAAGTCGAGCTCCCGCTCCGACTCCGATTCTGACTGGGCCAACAACAAAGCAGGAGCACCCGCCtccaagaagaagaagcgtCAGAAGGCCAGTAGAGACTCCAGCTCCTCGGAGTCCAACTGGGATGACGACAGTCAGGATGAGGGGCAGCCCGCGAGGCAGAGTCCTGCACAGGCCCAACAGGAGCACAAGCCCCCGGAGCAGGCTTTCCAGGCCGCCCAGCTTAGCGAACAAGAGGAGGGCGAGGTGTCCGACAGCGATTCGGACAAGTCCAAGTCAAACTCCTCGTCATCCGGCTCCGACTCCTCTAGTTCTTCGTCCTCCAGCTCCGACTCGGAGTTTGACGACGGTTTCGATGACGACCTCATGGGCGATGATGAGGATCGAAGGCGTCTCAATGGCTTGTCCGAGAAGGAGCGTGAAACTGAGATTTACAAGCGTATTGAGCAGCGAGAGATTATGCGTACGCGCTGGGAAATCGAACGGAAACTAAAGCTGGCGAGGCGCGGCGAAAAGAACCAAGAAAAGTCCAAGAACAAAGGAGAACGggccaagaagaagaaggaaaaGCGCGAGAAAAAGGCGAGAAAGGCCAGGGAAGCCCAAGCGCCCATGCCAACACAAGCTTCCACATCCACACTGTTAGATGTGGAAACCAAACCCAGCAACGAAGTGCGGTCAGCGAGTCCATTATCCTCGCCCGCCCTTAACCGAGATGCGGCTTCCACTTCAGCGGCAGTGGCCAGTATTATGTCCGACGATCAGGCTTCCGCCGCTGGCGTCTCTGATTACTTTGATCACAAGGAGCGGTCCAAGGAGCGCAAGAAGAACGTCGAGGCCAACAAGACGGACGATAAGAGGAGTAATGCCATGGCCTTATTAAAAGCCAAAAGAGAGGGCAAGGCCAAAAGAG AGGAAGAGGAGGCCAAACGCCTGGCAGAAAAAGATCGTGATGACGACAAAGAGGAACTGGAAAGCGTATCTGGCTGTAAATCGGCCGTGAAACTGAAAGCCTCTGAAATATACTCAGACGACTCAGGCAGCAGTGATTGGGATGAGGATGAAAAGCCCACGGGCAAACGCTCTCGCTCCAACAGCAGCAAGGCTTCCAGCGAATCCGAGGACGAAGAAAAGGTGCCGCAGCGGCCCGTTTTTATAACCACACGCGAGGATCTTAACAAGTTGCGTCTATCTCGCTACAAAATGGAACGATTTGTGAACTTGCCAATCTTTGAGAGCACTGTACTCAACTGCTTCGTGCGGATAAGCATCGGTAACAATGGCCAGAAACCCGTGTATCGAGTGGCCGAAATTGTGGGAGTGGTGGAGACGGGGAAGATCTACAGTCTCGGCACCACACGTACCAATCGCGGGTTGAGACTTAAGCACGGAACTCAGGAGCGGGTATTCCGACTGGAGTTCATTTCGAACCAGGAGTTTACGGAGAACGAGTTCAACAAGTGGAACGAGGTTTGCCAGCAGTCGCACGTCCAGATGCCATCGATTGACTTAATAGCGATTAAGCAAAACGACATCAAGAAAGCACTGAACTACGAGTTCAAGGACGAGGACGTAGACAAGATCGTGGAGGAAAAGAACCGCTTCCGGAACCGACCCACCAATTATGCAATGAAGAAAACCTGCCTAATGAAGGAGCGAGATGCAGCTATGTTGCGGGGCGACTACGACATCGCACAGGATCTGGGACAGCAAATCGACGAGCTGGAGAACCGAGCCTCTGAACTCGATAAAAGAAGATCACATACTCTCAATCTGATCTCCTATATAAACGACCGGAACAGGAAGAAGAATGTGGAGGATGCTGAGAAGGCAATTTTAGAGGAGGCTCGGGCCAACAAAGGTCTCAAGATCTCGGATCCCTTCACACGTCGGATCACTCAGCCGCGCATGGGCTTCAAGGGTGCCAAGAAGGACGAGGATGACGTGCAGCTGGCACCActgccaccgccacctccAGGAAAAAAGAGGCCCAACGAAGCGGGAACTTCGAGTGCAAGCGCCAAGCCCACGGACTCCAAGGATTACAGTCTGTACTCACTGCATGACTTTGACATTGACCTAGATGTTCCGCTTCCAG ttaaTACGAATTCAGTGCCCAAACCGGCTAGCAAACCAGCTGAAACAGTCTCCAAACGTTCGCTGAATCTGGAGGATTACAAAAAAAAGCGCGGCCTCATCTAG
- the LOC120445240 gene encoding opioid-binding protein/cell adhesion molecule: MPTHMCSALGLVCVGLILGQVQAELDFNNDLENSQKFKSIPTTVKTYENDTVQLPCTLNTPFRYVRWHRDDVALVDSRHPELPTPDRIMLWPNGSLQVANVQSSDTGDYYCEMNSDSGHVVQQHAIEVQLAPQVLIEPSDLTEQRIGATFEVVCEALGVPQPVITWRLNGNVIQPQSNTGNRQSLILEIKSRHQAGLVECVASNGVGEPAVANVYLHVLFSPEVSIPQPVVYTKLGSRAHLECIVEAAPAATVKWFHHGLPVALGAHSTTHESELQTNRSVDHYVNAVRHMLVVRSVRNADMGQYECRASNQISVKSGSVELTGRPMPCLFKINPGTQSSTSHVLVWQTESLLPIMEFKLKFRQIPSNNVTRQVRTNWTELTIPAQATNGLIYITTYTLHGLQPASLYEVSVLARNSFGWSDNSKIVRFATGGEVELPNYSTESELQDDLTEEDFRNEITQRSEVLSASMMFNSGSVNGCGISALIYSLCLLRILRLIS, translated from the exons atgccaacCCATATGTGCTCAGCTTTGGggcttgtgtgtgtgggcctgATTCTTGGCCAAGTGCAAGCCGAACTGGATTTCAACAACGATCTCGAAAACAGCCAAAAGTTCAAGAGCATACCCACCACAGTGAAGACCTATGAGAACGACACAGTGCAGCTTCCATGCACCTTGAACA CTCCCTTCCGCTACGTCCGCTGGCATCGGGACGATGTGGCCCTGGTGGACTCCAGACACCCGGAGCTCCCGACGCCGGACCGCATAATGCTCTGGCCAAATGGCAGCCTGCAGGTGGCCAACGTGCAGTCCAGTGACACCGGCGACTACTACTGCGAAATGAACTCGGACTCGGGTCATGTGGTCCAGCAGCACGCTATCGAAGTGCAATTGGCTCCACAGGTGTTGATTGAACCATCGGATCTCACGGAGCAGCGGATTGGAGCCACCTTCGAGGTGGTGTGCGAGGCCCTGGGAGTTCCCCAGCCGGTCATCACCTGGCGCTTGAACGGCAATGTCATCCAGCCGCAGAGCAACACGGGAAACCGCCAAAGCCTCATCCTGGAGATCAAGTCGAGGCACCAGGCGGGCCTCGTCGAATGCGTGGCCAGCAATGGAGTGGGTGAGCCAGCCGTGGCCAATGTGTACCTTCATGTGCTAT TTTCGCCCGAGGTGAGCATACCGCAGCCCGTGGTGTACACCAAGCTGGGCTCCCGTGCCCATCTGGAGTGCATTGTGGAGGCGGCACCGGCGGCCACGGTCAAGTGGTTCCACCATGGACTGCCGGTGGCACTGGGTGCCCACTCCACCACTCACGAATCGGAGTTGCAGACGAACCGATCGGTGGATCATTACGTGAACGCCGTGCGTCACATGCTGGTGGTGAGGAGCGTGAGGAACGCGGATATGGGGCAGTACGAGTGCCGTGCCAGCAATCAGATATCCGTGAAAAGCGGAAGTGTTGAGCTGACCGGCCGTCCGATGCCCTGCCTCTTCAAGATCAATCCGGGCACCCAGAGCTCCACGTCGCACGTCCTCGTTTGGCAGACCGAGAGCCTGCTGCCCATCATGGAGTTCAAGCTCAAGTTCCGACAGATCCCATCCAACAATGTCACCCGCCAAGTTAGAACCAACTGGACGGAACTGACGATCCCGGCGCAGGCCACGAATG GACTTATCTATATAACCACCTATACCTTGCACGGCCTCCAACCCGCTAGTCTCTACGAAGTTTCCGTGTTGGCCAGAAATAGCTTCGGTTGGAGCGACAACAGCAAGATAGTGCGTTTCGCCACAGGTGGAGAAG TGGAACTACCCAACTACTCGACTGAATCGGAGCTTCAGGATGATTTGACCGAGGAGGACTTCCGCAACGAAATCACCCAGAGATCAGAGGTTCTGTCGGCCAGCATGATGTTCAACTCGGGCTCAGTAAATGGGTGCGGAATCAGTGCCCTCATATATTCCTTATGTCTTTTACGTATATTGCGATTAATAAGCTAG